The Pristiophorus japonicus isolate sPriJap1 chromosome 30, sPriJap1.hap1, whole genome shotgun sequence sequence tctttattgtaactccagggtgaggatgcagcgtggtagactgccttttatacctgcttgcccggggtgtgcaggtgacccttgggtctcccacaggtgcgccccctggtggcaagtcttacacattggtaatgtttacatacgtaacatcattccccagccctccccaaagtcttatagaaacatagaaacatagaaaataggtgcaggagtaggccattcggcccttctagcctgcaccgccattcaatgagttcatggctgaacattcaacttcagtaccccattcctgctttctcgccataccccttgatccccctagtagtaaggacctcatctaactcctttttgaatatatttagtgaattggcctcaacaactttctgtggtagagaattccacaggttcaccactctctgggtgaagaagttcttccgcatctcggtcctaaatggcttatcccttatccttagactgtgacctctggttctggacttccccaacattgggaacattcttcctgcatctaacctgtctaaccccgtcagaattttaaatgtttctatgaggtcccctctcattcttctgaactccagtgaacacaagcccagttgatccagtctttcttgataggtcagtcccgccatcccgggaatcagtctggtgaaccttcgctgcactccctcaatagcaagaatgtccttcctcaggttaggagaccaaaactgtacacaatactccaggtgtggcctcaccaatgccctgtgcaactgtagcaacacctccctgcccctgtactcaaatccccttgctatgaaggccaacatgccatttgctttcttaaccgcctgctgtacctgcatgccaaccttcaatgactgatgtaccatgacacccaggtctctttgcacctccccttttcctaatctgtcaccattcagataatagtctgtctctctgtttttaccaccaaagtggataacctcacatttatccacattatacttcatctgccatgcatttgcccactcacctaacctatccaagtcgctctgcagcctcacagcatcctcctcgcagctcacactgccacccaacttagtgtcatccacaaatttggagatactacatttaatcccctcgtctaaatcattaatgtacagtgtaaacagctggggccccagcacagaaccttgcggtaccccactagtcactgcctgccattctgaaaagtacccatttactcctactctttgcttcctgtctgactaccagttctcaatccatgtcagtacactacccccaatcccatgtgctctaactttgcacatcaatctcttgtgtgggaccttgtcgaacgccttctgaaagtccaaatataccacatcaactggttctcccttatccactctactggaaacatcctcaaaaaattccagaagatttgtcaagcatgatttccctttcacaaatccatgctgacttggacctatcatgtcacctctttccaaatgcactgctatgacatccttaataattgattccatcattttacccactaccgatgtcaggctgaccggtctataattccctgttttctctctccctccttttttaaaaagtggggttacattagctaccctccactccatacaaGTTATTTGCGAGTTGAGTACAAGTTATTTGcgagttgaggtgatccggagctctgtgttcccgggttgatcgcctgagttgaagtcctggcctgggtgagttggttggatcattgcagCACTGtgatgtggctggtctgatcggactgtcgggcatggtgggttcatcctcgtggttgaccgcgaggtcgattgctggttgggtgtgtgtaggtggatcgatgatggtactgtcctcttcaaactgttcctggttgtcagtgaaccgcagtttggtctgatccaagtgctttctgcacgtttgaccGTTCAAAAGTTTGGCAACAAACACTCTGTACCCCTCctgggctaacacagtgccagcaacccatttgggaccatgaccgtaattgagaaccaACACagggggtcattgacctcaatgtcacgtgatacagccgcgcgatcgtggtacacgttatgccggtgacacagggtttctacgtgatcattgggatccgggtggactaaggagagcctggttttgagtgctctcttcattagcaattctgccgggggaaaccccggtaagcgagtggggtcgcgtgcggtagctgaacagaatcggagataaccgggtctgcagggaaccgtccatcaacgcgtttcaagctctgctggatggtttggactgcccgtcccgcttgaccattggatgcgggcttaaacggcgcagacctgacatgcttgatgccattgcgggtcatgaactcgttgaattccgagctggtgaaacacggtccattgtcactaacaaggacgtcgggcaaaccatggctagcgaacatggcccggaggctttcaatggtggcagtggacgtacatgacgacattattatacattcaatccatttagagtgagtgtccactgctactaggaacatctttcctagaaaggggccagcgaaatctacgtggaccctggaccagggtttggagggccatgaccacaggctcagtggggcctcccttggtgcgttgctcaactgtgagcaagtgttgcgttGGTGTACGCAcggctccaattccgagtcaatgccgggccaccgaacgtgcgacctggcgatagccttcaccatgactatgcctgggtgggtgctgtgaaggtcgcgtataaacgtttccctgcctttttttggcaaaattacacgattccccccgtaggagacagtccgaatggatggacatttcgtccttgcgtcgctggaacggcttcatttggtcttgcatttcccctgggaaccgccgaccagcctccattgaggacgcagctttttactagtgatagcaccgggtcctggctggtccaggtcctgatctggcgagccgtgatgggtgaccccttcgctctcaaaagcatccattacaaggagcaagtctgcgggttgcgccatttccaccccggtggtggccaatggcagccgactgagggcatcggcgcagttctccgtgcctggcctgtggcggattacatcgtcatacgcagataacgttagtgcccatctttggaggtGGGATGAAgcattaatacctttgctttctgagaacaacgaaatgagcggcttgtggtcggtttcgagctcaaaccggagcccaaataggtattggtgcattttcttaaccccgtatacgcatgctaatacttctttctcaaccacactgcaggctctttcagccttagatagacttctggatgtgtatgcaaccggttgctgtttgcctgacacattggcttgctgtaacacacaaccgacccagtacaagctagtactaaacgtttacacgggtcatacaatacaagtaacttgttgggatatagcaggtttctggccttattaaaggctgtctcttgagatttaccccaaacccagtcatcacctttgcgtagcaataaatgcaacggttccagcaaggcgctcaaccccggtagaaagttaccaaaatagttgaggagtcccaggaacgaacgcagctccgtcacattctgtggtctgggtgcgttcttgatggcctccgtcttggagtccgtgggcctgatgccatccgccgcaatctttctccccagaaattcgacctctggcgccaggaaaacacacttggagcgtttcagcctgagtcccactctgtccagtcgcttgagaacctcttccagattgtgcaggtgttcgatggtgttgcggccagtcttggaacaccacggtgcgcggaaccgatttcagcagactctccatgttccatggccaccgtcgaacgaatcccaaaggggcacctgtggtacatgaacagtcatctgtgcgtgttgatgcacgtcaatcttttcgaagattcagccagctcctgtgtcatgtaagcggaggttagatccattttggtgaacgacttgccccccacctgctaacattgcgaacaggtcatccaccttgggtagtggatactggtcctgtaacgagactcggttgatcgttaccttgtcgcccccgcagattctgaccgtcccgtcgctcttcaacaccggcacgattggactggcccactcgttgaactcgactggcaatatggttCCTTCTCGTTGAAgtgtgtccagctcgatctcgactttctctcgcatcatgtatggaaccgctcgggccttgtgatgaacgggccgtgcatcagggactagatggatctgcaccttggcgcctgtgaagttgccgatgcctggcccgAATaaggacgggaatttgtttagcacttgagcgctcgaggcatcatccaccgaaggcagcgctttgatgtcgtcccagttccatcgaatctttccgagccagcttctgccgaacagcgttgggccatcgcctggtccaATCCATAGTGATAGATcatacacagctccatcgtacgataccttcactgccgcactgccaatgactggtatgagctctttggtgtaagtgcgcagcttggtgtggaccgggctcagtttgggcctttgtgccttgttgccccacagtttctcaaaagccttctggctcataattgactgactcgccccccccccgtgtccaattccgtggaaactggaatgccgtttaatttgactttcagcattacaggagggctcttggtggtgaaggtgtgtaccccatccaCTTCTTCCTCttcggcctcgggttgagttgcctctcttacttgttcaggcgtgatccgcgccggatcgatcatcctctgccgactctgccacgtggtgaatcgcagcacatctgcacactcaccggaggtgccccattgtcccgCAGCCCTTgctcacgtagtgcttgaatcgacattgatggacccgACGATTacccctccgcagcgccaacatggcgtTAATGGGTTCgtgttcacgccccacggcgggctctgagtcatcctaggcctggcctctgcgggcggGTAGACCCTGCcaggtacagttctgcctgctaacggcCTTATTTTATGCACTGTacgtgccggtgagcttcgatgctgcaatgatatctgtttggtgttatcgttcggGGACATGAAAtcctgggctatcgcgatggccttgctcaggtcgagggattcggcaggcagcatcttgcgaagaatgacctcatggccgattccaagcacggaaaagtcccgcaacacttcccccccaaaatccagcacatTTTCTGGGCCCTGTCTGGATGTCTGGGGTCTTGTCTGGGTGTCTGGGGCCCTGTCTGGGTGTCTGGGGCCCTGTCTGGGTGTCTGGGGCCCTGTCTGGAGGTCTGGGCCCTGTCTGGGTATCTGGGGCCCTGTCTGGGGGCCCTGTCTGGGTGTCTGGAGCGCTGTCGGTATCTCTGGAGCGCTGTCTGCACCTCTGGAGCCCTGTCTGGGAGTGCCTGGGGCCCTGTCTGGGAGAGTCGGTGCATGTCTGGGTGTTTGGGCCCTGTCTGGGTGTCTCGGGGCCTGTCTGGGTGTCTCGGGGCCTGTCTGGAAGTCTCGGTGCCTGTCTGGGGCCCTGTCTGGGTGTCTGAGGCACGTCTGGGTGTCTGGGGCCCTGTCTGGGTGTCTGGGGCCTTGTCTGTGTGTCTGGGGCCCTGTCTGGGTATCTGGGGGTGTCTGGGGCCCTGTCTGggtgtctgggagtgtctgggggcCTGTCTGGGTTTCTGGGAGTGTCTGGGGCCCTGTCTGGGTTTCTGGGGGTGTCTGGGTTTCTGGGAGTATCTGGGGCCCTGTCTGGGTTTCTGGGAATGTCTGGGGCCCTGTCTGGGGCCCTGTTTGCGAGTCTCGGTGCCTGTTTGAGTGTCTGGGTGTCTGGGCCCTGTCTGGGTTTCTGGGAGTGTCTGGGGCCGTGTCTGGGTGTCTGGGGCCCTGTCTGGGTTTCTGGGAGTGTCTGGGGCCCTGTCTGGGTGTCTGGGGCCCTGTCTGGGTTTCTGGGAGTATCTGGGGCCCTGTCTGGGTTTCTGGGGGTGTCTGGGTTTCTGGGAATGTCTGGGGCCCTGTCTGGGTCCCTGTTTGGGAGTCTCGGTGCCTGTTTGAGTGTctgggtgtctgggccctgtgtgtctctgtctgtttccGTGTctctaacaacaacctgtatttagatagcgcctttaacgtaatgacccATCTCCGGGCACTTCCCCGGAGCAATGCTCAGACACCACGGCAGACAGTGTTCTGGGCGGGAGACCTCGGGGATCTCGGGCAGAGATCGGCTTCCAGTCATTAACCGGGCCGTTACTTCTTGCTGCAGGTGCTGTTGGCCGGGCTGATTGGCGTCACGTCCTGGAAACGACCCCTCACCCTCGTGGTAGGTAAActcgaccccctccccctcccctctccccctcctccaccttccccctcccctccccggcccctccctgctccctctccctcccccctcccccagtctcccctcccccagtctctcctccccacactcccctctcccacactcccccctcccccaatctccctctccgcccgtctccccctcccccagtcttcccctcccccacactcctgctcccctcccgctccccacatTCATCCTCCCCCAAACTcctcctccccacactccccatctcccacactccccttccccacactctccccatcccccagtctctccctccccacacactccccctcccccagtctccccctccccacacactccccctcctccacactccccctcgcccacactccccctcccccacactccccctcgcccacactccccctcccccagtctccccactcccccagtctacccctcacccacacccccatctcccacactccctttcccccacactccccctcccccacactccccctcccccacactccccctagtGCCCCCTCACCCCCCTGGTATTTCGGGTTTGGGCTATGATTGGGTGATGTTGTCCTGGGACAGGCACCTTGAGCGACCCTGCTCTCCGTCCCTGGGAGCCCGGGAGTGAGATTGTGGATGGCGGAGGGGTATGGCATAAGGGAGACATTAGAAACTCCAGCCGGGTCGGTTTTAGGATCACTTTTGTTCTCCTCGCTCCTGTCGGCGGTGGACAGNNNNNNNNNNNNNNNNNNNNNNNNNNNNNNNNNNNNNNNNNNNNNNNNNNNNNNNNNNNNNNNNNNNNNNNNNNNNNNNNNNNNNNNNNNNNNNNNNNNNNNNNNNNNNNNNNNNNNNNNNNNNNNNNNNNNNNNNNNNNNNNNNNNNNNNNNNNNNNNNNNNNNNNNNNNNNNNNNNNNNNNNNNNNNNNNNNNNNNNNGTTGGGTTACatgaccagccacaccagcagctgaCTGAAGGTTTGCCCTTCCCCACCCACAGGTCTGAGAGCAGACGGATTCTCCGCTGATCCATTCTACAAGTGCCTTGTGGCGGAGGTTCCAGCAGAGCTGGCGTGTCGAGGTGACTGAGACCGTTTGATTCTCCGGGACCGAGCGCGGTGGAGTTGAGGGGAAGGgttggggaaaggagagggggcccCAGCATTCCTTCTCATCTGaccattccaacactctcctggccggcctcccacgttccacGCTCTGTAAACTTcatctcatccaaaattctgctgcctcccCCATGTCCCGAACTctctctggaggaggttacagagatagggagagtgtatgggctggaggaggttacagagatagggagagtgtatgggctggaggaggttacagagatagggagagtatatgggctggaggtggttacagagatagggagagtgtatgggctggaggaggttacagagatagggagagtgtatgggctggaggttacagagatagggaggagtgtaagggctggaggaggttacagagatagggagagtgtatgggctggaggttacagagatagggaggagtgtaagggctggaggaggttacagagatagggaggagtgtaggggctggaggaggttacagagatagggaggggtgtaggggctggaggaggttacagagatagggaggggcgtaggggctggaggaggttagagatagggaggggtgaaggggctggaggaggttacaaagatagggagagtgtatgggctggaggaggttagagatagggaggggtacagggctggaggaggttacagagataaggaggggtgaaggggctggaggaggttacagagatagggaggggtgaaggggctggaggaggttacagagatagggaggggtgaaggggctggaagaggttacagagatagggaggggtgaaggggctggagggggttacagagatagggaggggtgaaggggctggaggaggttacagaaatcgggagggtgtcggggctggagtgatttgaaaataaggatgcaaattttgaaattgaggcgttgcttaaccagatgccaatgtagttcagcgagcacagagggtgatgtgtgagcgggactcggtgcgagttaggacatggggcagtgagcacagcgggtgatgggtgagtgggactcggtgcgagttaggacatggggcagtgagcacagcgggtgatgggtgagcgggactcggtgcgagttaggacatggggcagtgagcacagggggtgatgggtgagcgggactccgtgcgagttaggacacgggggcagtgagcacagcgggtgatgggtgagcggggactcggtgcgagttaggacatggggcagcgagcacagggggtgatgggtgagcgggactcggtgcgagttaggacacgggggcagccgagttttggatcatctcgagtttacgtggggtagaatgtgggaggccagccaggagtacgttggaatagtcaagtccggaGGTAACTAAggtacggatgagggcttcagcagcggatgagctgaggcaggggtggagacgggcgatgttacggagggggaaacaggcggTTTTGGTTAcgttgcggatatgtggccggaaactcatttcagggtcaaatatgacactgaggttgtgaacagtctggttcagcctcagacaggagtgggggagagggatggagtcggtggctggggaacggagtctgtggcgaagaccgaaaacaatggcttcggtcttcccaatatttgattGGGAGAAAACCTCTGCTCGGCCAGAGCTGGACGTCGGACAAGCGGACTGACGCCAATCTTCACATCGATGACCCGAGAGCATTTTTCTCCCGGGGGGATTTTGCTCGACAGACGTGACTCTTCGATCCCTGGGGATGCTGGCAGTCCGACACTGGGAACACGCTCGAGGGCCAATCTCCCGGAGATTACTGAAGCATTCTCCCTCTTTCCGTAGGCCAGACCATCGTGGGTTACGCCATGTACTTTTTCACCTACACCGCGTGGAAGGGCCGGGCCCTTTACCTGGAAGACCTTTATGTCATGGATGAGTGCCGCGGTGAGTGGCTTTAGCCGGCTGTCGGTCAGCTATCCGTGCCGTGGATCTGTGACGTTCATTCCCCcggcccctagacccctccctatctctgtaacctcctccaacccctacacctctccctatctctgtaacctcctccagcccctacacccctccctatctctgtaacctcctccaatccctacacctctccctatctctctaacttcctccagcccctacatcccttcctatctctgtaacctcctccagcccctacacctctccctatctctgtaacctcctcccacccctacacccctccctatctctataacttcctccagcccctataccccccctgtctctgtaacctcctccagcccctatgcccctcgctacctctgtaacctcctccagcccctacacccctccctgtctctgtaacctcctccagcccctacacccctccctatctctgtaacctcctccagccctacacccctccctatctctgtaaccacctccagcctccacaaccctctgagatatctgtgcagcaggctcatgggaacaccaccacctccacgttcccctcccagtcacacaccatcccgacttggaaatatattggccattccttcatcgtcgctgggtcacaatcctggaactccctccctaacagcactgtgggagcaccttcactacacggactgcagcgattcaagaaggcggctcaccaccaccttctcgaggggcaattagggacgggcaataaatgccggccttgccagcgacgcccacatcccgggaatgcgTAACCTCACTTGTGATTAGCTCGGTTTCTCCAGAGATCGTAGGTTTTGGATTGGGTGGGGCGCGGGGGACCTGGGTTGGGAACTCTCTCAGTCTGCCGCGGAGATTCAGGCATTCTTCACAGATGTAACCACctccccttctgtttcaggcaaagGAATCGGCGGTGAGTTTCTGCGGAGAATCGCGGAGGTAAATATATTGACTGGAAGCGGGGAGGGCAGCTCTGTGTTACCCAACTCGTCCCAACCTAATCCATGGGGAGAGCGACAATCCgtgtgtacctgtcctgggagtgtttgatgggacagtgtagagggagctttactctgtatctaaccccgtgctgtacctgccctgggagtgtttgatgggacagtgtagagggagctttactctgtatctaaccccctgtacctgccctgggagtgtttgatgggacagtgtagagggaggtttactctgtatctaaccccctgtacctatcctgggagtgtttgatgggacagtgtagaggga is a genomic window containing:
- the LOC139240091 gene encoding thialysine N-epsilon-acetyltransferase-like translates to MALMGAVGRADWRHVLETTPHPRGLRADGFSADPFYKCLVAEVPAELACRGQTIVGYAMYFFTYTAWKGRALYLEDLYVMDECRGKGIGGEFLRRIAEIAIQNKCSSLQFVVLNENRPSIEFYIAKGADDMTKAEGWHLFRFEREQLEGLAGGKPPPEQLPLDITGAPGTPFPPISREKF